The following nucleotide sequence is from Psychroserpens sp. Hel_I_66.
TCAATAAATTGGACGCCAACATTTGCGCCTCTCACATCTTTGGTTTCAAAAAACCGAAACTCATTACTTGCCCAAAAAGCGGTCTCCTTAACATATTTATAAATCAGTTCTTTGCCAATAGTGTACTGAGGTTTTATATTTTTAATGGACGTGTGTAAATTGTTATTTTGAATGATCAGTGTTTTGATTCTTTCTTTTGGATTGTTTAAAATCAAGGCTCCAGAGTTTATCACAATATCAACACTTTGCTTCCTGTCTATAAATTTTACATCTCTGGATCTTTTAATCGAAACGCCAACTCCTACTTGTTCTTTGTACATCATAAATTTTCTTGTAAAGACAACCTCTTGGTTTTCATTATAGATTGAGATGATGTAATTGCCAGATTTTGTCAATGCGCGAGTTTGCTCATTCGGGATTTGTAAATCATAATGGGAGTAAAGTTGGTAGGCGTTGAAAGAATTTTGGTAGTTCACAATTCTATAGTTGTCAAAACCATCCATGAATTCCATTTTAACGAGATTAGACCTTGTCCAGTCATAGTTGTAATGCTCTATGGTGTAATAGAAATCTGGCTCATCTGTAGTCAAAACGTCAAATTCTAGATTGAAAGATTCACCTAATCTTAGAATTGGCAATTGGCCTTGTGATGAGGTTCTGCTTTTAAAGGTGACGGTTTTGATGTAATCTGGTGGATTGATTTCTTCGGTTTGAGAAAACCCTAAGGCAGATATGAGTACAGCGAACAGAGATAAATAAAAATTCTTAATCATTAATAGTAGTTTGATATGTAAAGATAAACAAAATCTGTGCCTTAATAATAATTAACTTATTTAGAATATTTAAAAATAACAAACTTCGATAATATGTTACTTTTTTACTCAATTTATTCGTATTTTTGCACCGATTTTTAGACAACTAATTTCAATATAAAGCGTATGTCAAAAGACATTAAGATTAAAAAAGGTCTGGATATAAAACTTGTAGGCGAAGCTGAAAAAACAGTTGAACAAGCCATTATAAGTAACTTCTGCACTATTAGACCCGAAGATTTTCATAGCATTACCCCTAAACTTGTTGCAAAAGAAGGCGCAAGTGTAAAAGCGGGTGACGTTCTTTTTTATAATAAGGATGTAGAAGCTATGAAATTTGTTTCACCTGTTTCTGGAGAAGTAGTTGAAATTGAAAGAGGACCAAGACGTCGTATTGATGCTATTAAGATTCAGACCAATAAACCACAGTCATTCAAAGATTTTGGTAAATTTGATGTGAATTCTAACGCAGATGCAACTAAAGCACATTTATTGGCTTCAGGATGTTGGACGTTCATTAAGCAAAGACCTTATGATGTCATTGCAAATCCAGAAAAATCACCAAAGGCTATTTTTATTTCGGGTTACGCAACAGCACCTCTAGCAGCAGATTTAGATTATGTTCTTGCAGGTAAAGAGGCTGAATTACAAGCAGCAGTATCTGCCTTGGCAAAACTAATCGAAGGGAAAGTTCATATTGGTATTGGGTCTAACAACTCACCGTTGGCAAATATCAAAGACGCTTTAACTCATAAAGTTTCTGGTCCTCATCCATCAGGAAATGTTGGCACACATATTAATAAATTGAGCCCAATAAATAAAGGGGAGATAGTTTGGACAATCAACGCGCAAGATCTTGTGATTATTGGAGAATTGTTGCTTACAGGTAAATTTAATGCAGAGCGTATGGTCGCTTTAGCAGGATCTTCAGTAAAAAAACCAAGATATTTCAAAACTATTATTGGTAGCGAAGTATCGACAATGGTTTATGATAATGGCGTCGATAAAGATGGAAATGATCGTATTATCTCCGGAAATGTGCTATCGGGAAAACAACTTAAGCCAGATGGAGCTTTAGGCTATTACGATAACTTGATTACAGTAATTCCTGAAGGTGACGATTACGAATTTTTTGGATGGAACAAACCTGTTTTTAATAAAATCTCTACATCAAGAGCATTGACGTTTTCTTGGCTAAACCCAAAGAAAAAATATGAGCTTGATAC
It contains:
- a CDS encoding Na(+)-translocating NADH-quinone reductase subunit A is translated as MSKDIKIKKGLDIKLVGEAEKTVEQAIISNFCTIRPEDFHSITPKLVAKEGASVKAGDVLFYNKDVEAMKFVSPVSGEVVEIERGPRRRIDAIKIQTNKPQSFKDFGKFDVNSNADATKAHLLASGCWTFIKQRPYDVIANPEKSPKAIFISGYATAPLAADLDYVLAGKEAELQAAVSALAKLIEGKVHIGIGSNNSPLANIKDALTHKVSGPHPSGNVGTHINKLSPINKGEIVWTINAQDLVIIGELLLTGKFNAERMVALAGSSVKKPRYFKTIIGSEVSTMVYDNGVDKDGNDRIISGNVLSGKQLKPDGALGYYDNLITVIPEGDDYEFFGWNKPVFNKISTSRALTFSWLNPKKKYELDTNTNGEHRAFVITGSYEEVFPLDIYPMQILKACKYEDLDEMEALGMYEVAPEDFALTEFICVSKQPHQDIIRKGLDLMLKEIG
- a CDS encoding type IX secretion system plug protein domain-containing protein — protein: MIKNFYLSLFAVLISALGFSQTEEINPPDYIKTVTFKSRTSSQGQLPILRLGESFNLEFDVLTTDEPDFYYTIEHYNYDWTRSNLVKMEFMDGFDNYRIVNYQNSFNAYQLYSHYDLQIPNEQTRALTKSGNYIISIYNENQEVVFTRKFMMYKEQVGVGVSIKRSRDVKFIDRKQSVDIVINSGALILNNPKERIKTLIIQNNNLHTSIKNIKPQYTIGKELIYKYVKETAFWASNEFRFFETKDVRGANVGVQFIDLKDIYNSYLFIEGPRANRPYTYNPDINGNFLITAIDTDDVDIEADYTNVHFALQYPELKDGSGIYIYGNFNNYALTNENRLTFDKTENLYQAIVKLKQGFYNYKYVVVDRNGQLDEGRISGNFWQTENNYKVLVYYRDLGARFDELIGYGEANSVNISN